From a single Coriobacteriaceae bacterium genomic region:
- a CDS encoding double-cubane-cluster-containing anaerobic reductase translates to MAEEFDFHPMWESLGMNLADHDMLLGAVGQMYGDMFLTQNNRPKSTSYLDFVATNIHSGRIKEMLDKKEAGEATKIVGSFCVYVPEEIVLACDGIPVGLCSGADWATDKVEEHLPRNTCPLIKSFAGFKLGEVCPYIESSDLVVGENTCDGKKKAYEFFATQKNMYVMDIPNVHDESTLVTWKAEVKKLAAKIEDECGVKITPERLKAATHAVNEKRRALQRLAATRAADPAPISGLDSLLTVQAAFMDDTPRLTGAINDMAAECEQRVEAGEGVAPKGTKRILYTGTPMAVPNWKLFNLIEKAGGVVVGEESCTGSRYYKDLVDESGETVDEMLDAIAERYFKINCAVFTPNDQRMKDIVQMAKDLHADGIVDVALQFCTLYEMESFAVEKAAEEAGIPFMHITTDYAGEDAGQLQTRIEAFLETI, encoded by the coding sequence ATGGCTGAAGAATTTGATTTCCATCCGATGTGGGAGAGCCTCGGCATGAATCTTGCCGACCACGACATGCTGCTGGGCGCCGTGGGCCAGATGTACGGCGATATGTTCCTGACGCAGAATAATCGCCCCAAGTCCACGTCCTACCTGGATTTTGTCGCCACCAACATCCACAGTGGCCGTATTAAGGAGATGCTCGACAAGAAGGAGGCCGGCGAGGCCACCAAGATCGTCGGTTCGTTCTGCGTCTACGTGCCCGAGGAGATCGTACTTGCCTGTGACGGCATTCCTGTGGGCCTGTGCTCGGGTGCCGACTGGGCGACCGACAAGGTCGAGGAGCATCTGCCGCGCAACACCTGTCCGCTCATTAAGAGCTTTGCCGGCTTTAAGCTGGGCGAGGTCTGCCCCTACATTGAGTCGAGCGACCTGGTGGTGGGCGAGAACACCTGCGATGGCAAGAAGAAGGCCTACGAGTTCTTTGCCACGCAAAAGAACATGTACGTCATGGATATCCCCAACGTGCACGACGAGTCGACGCTCGTGACCTGGAAGGCCGAGGTCAAGAAGCTCGCGGCCAAGATCGAGGACGAGTGCGGCGTCAAGATTACGCCCGAGCGCCTGAAGGCTGCCACCCACGCCGTCAACGAGAAGCGTCGCGCCCTGCAGCGTCTGGCTGCGACCCGCGCTGCCGATCCGGCGCCCATCAGCGGTCTCGACAGCCTGCTGACCGTTCAGGCCGCCTTTATGGATGACACGCCGCGTCTGACCGGCGCCATTAACGATATGGCGGCTGAGTGCGAGCAGCGCGTTGAGGCTGGCGAGGGCGTGGCGCCCAAGGGCACCAAGCGCATCCTGTACACCGGTACGCCCATGGCCGTGCCCAACTGGAAACTGTTCAACCTTATCGAGAAGGCCGGCGGCGTTGTGGTAGGCGAGGAGTCCTGCACGGGCTCGCGCTACTACAAGGACCTGGTCGACGAGTCCGGTGAGACGGTCGACGAGATGCTCGACGCCATCGCCGAGCGCTACTTTAAAATCAACTGCGCCGTCTTTACGCCCAACGACCAGCGTATGAAGGACATTGTCCAGATGGCCAAGGACCTGCATGCTGACGGTATCGTCGACGTGGCCCTGCAGTTCTGCACGCTCTACGAGATGGAGTCGTTTGCCGTGGAGAAGGCCGCCGAGGAGGCGGGCATCCCGTTTATGCACATCACGACCGACTACGCCGGCGAGGATGCAGGCCAACTGCAAACCAGGATTGAGGCTTTCTTGGAAACCATTTAG
- a CDS encoding ATP-binding cassette domain-containing protein, with product MSLVLDIKKRYPGFVLDMQLEAGEERVALLGASGCGKSCTLRCIAGVETPDEGKIVVNGVTFFDSAAGINLSPQERKCALLFQNYQLFPNMTVADNVCAGVKDAGDAAARKKLAERYLGIFGLADFVDRYPARLSGGQQQRVALARMVAAHPGIFMFDEPMSALDAYLKSALEQNMLDLFDVCNRTVLYVSHDIDEACRLCQRICVMHDGHVEEIGSIEDVVRRPQTLAALRLTGCKNTSRARKIGDEEVEALDWGMTFNVGREVPDDVAYLGIRASYFHVDNRAERGRNSYDLHVARVSDSRFERLVLLDVPRVDAPTRLQWKVNKVGVPVDELPQAGETLRMHFDASKIHLVCR from the coding sequence ATGTCGCTCGTTCTGGATATTAAGAAACGTTATCCCGGGTTTGTGCTCGACATGCAGCTTGAGGCCGGCGAGGAGCGCGTGGCCTTGCTCGGTGCCTCCGGATGTGGCAAGAGCTGCACACTGCGCTGCATTGCCGGCGTGGAGACGCCCGACGAGGGCAAGATCGTCGTCAACGGCGTGACCTTTTTTGACTCGGCGGCTGGCATCAACCTGTCACCCCAGGAGCGAAAATGCGCCCTGTTGTTCCAAAACTATCAGCTGTTTCCCAACATGACGGTGGCCGATAACGTATGCGCCGGTGTAAAGGATGCTGGCGACGCCGCCGCGCGCAAAAAGCTCGCCGAGCGCTATCTGGGCATTTTCGGTCTGGCCGATTTTGTCGATCGCTACCCCGCGCGACTCTCGGGCGGGCAGCAGCAACGCGTGGCGCTTGCCCGTATGGTGGCGGCGCACCCGGGCATTTTTATGTTCGACGAGCCCATGAGCGCACTCGATGCGTATCTCAAGAGCGCGCTTGAGCAAAACATGCTCGACCTGTTCGACGTCTGCAACCGTACCGTGCTCTATGTGAGCCACGACATCGACGAAGCGTGCCGCCTGTGTCAGCGCATCTGCGTGATGCACGACGGGCATGTTGAGGAGATTGGCTCCATCGAGGACGTGGTCCGTCGTCCGCAGACGCTGGCGGCACTGCGCCTGACGGGCTGCAAGAACACAAGCCGGGCGCGCAAGATCGGCGACGAAGAAGTTGAGGCCCTCGACTGGGGCATGACCTTTAACGTGGGTCGCGAGGTTCCCGATGATGTGGCGTACCTGGGCATTCGCGCAAGCTACTTCCATGTTGACAATCGCGCGGAGCGGGGCCGCAACAGCTATGATTTGCACGTGGCCCGTGTGAGCGATTCGCGCTTTGAGCGGCTGGTGCTGCTGGACGTGCCGCGCGTCGATGCGCCCACACGTCTGCAGTGGAAGGTCAACAAGGTGGGCGTGCCTGTCGACGAGCTGCCGCAAGCAGGCGAGACGCTGCGCATGCACTTCGATGCGAGTAAGATCCATTTGGTTTGTCGATAG
- a CDS encoding acyl-CoA dehydratase activase, translated as MIGIGIDIGSTAAKAAVVDGEGSVAWTCVQPTGFSSVDASERLREALAAAGYDLTGDDVRVVATGYGRVAVPYAHKVVTEITCHGTGAVRLFGDHGTVIDVGGQDTKVITIKGGRVAKFAMNDKCAAGTGRFLEIMADRLGITQQQMADLARSGEPTKISSMCTVFAESEVISLIGRGEPRENIARGVIESVVSRVATMAGQAEGAPYYLTGGLCENTYVVERLAALLGSPVTTSPQARFAGAIGAAIRARALN; from the coding sequence ATGATAGGGATCGGGATCGATATCGGGTCTACGGCGGCTAAGGCTGCTGTGGTCGACGGGGAGGGTTCGGTGGCGTGGACGTGCGTGCAGCCAACCGGGTTCTCCTCGGTCGATGCTTCCGAGCGGTTGCGCGAGGCACTGGCAGCGGCGGGTTATGACCTGACGGGTGACGATGTTCGCGTGGTCGCGACTGGCTACGGCCGTGTCGCCGTGCCCTATGCGCACAAGGTCGTGACCGAGATCACCTGCCACGGTACCGGTGCCGTGCGCCTGTTTGGCGATCACGGTACCGTGATCGATGTGGGTGGTCAGGACACTAAGGTCATTACGATCAAGGGCGGCCGCGTGGCCAAGTTCGCCATGAACGACAAGTGCGCCGCCGGCACGGGGCGCTTTCTGGAGATCATGGCCGACCGCCTGGGCATTACCCAGCAGCAGATGGCCGACCTTGCGCGTTCCGGCGAGCCCACCAAGATATCCAGCATGTGCACCGTGTTTGCCGAAAGCGAGGTCATCAGCCTGATCGGTCGCGGTGAGCCGCGCGAGAACATTGCGCGTGGCGTGATCGAAAGCGTCGTGTCGCGTGTGGCGACTATGGCCGGGCAGGCGGAGGGTGCTCCGTACTACCTGACGGGAGGTCTGTGCGAGAACACCTACGTTGTGGAGCGGTTGGCCGCGCTGCTGGGGTCACCAGTGACTACGTCGCCCCAGGCCCGCTTTGCTGGCGCCATCGGCGCGGCGATTCGCGCACGGGCGCTCAATTAA
- a CDS encoding double-cubane-cluster-containing anaerobic reductase: MSENIEQPLPRTFEEFNEQRKAAFIRVKDYKQAGNRLVGFLCSYTPLEIIDAAGAASVALCGTSDEVIPEAEKVLPANLCPLIKSTYGFAYSQKCPFTYFSDMIIGETTCDGKKKMYELLNELKRTHILHLPQGRDRAYEREGWYEECRLLKEELENFYGITITDDDLRAAVRRRNRLRAAQLEMFALQANQPAAMSGVDLMSTMFAGTFSFDIEAYTQQLEQKVVKLREAYDAGERPVAADAKRILITGCPVGGVINKIGRTIESNGGVVVCMDDCSGERTAAMMIDPDAPDILRAIADRYLDINCSVMTPNDGRMENTLAMCEKYHVDGVVENVLQACHTFNVESARMQEAVEGAGIPYMKIETDYSNGDMGQIETRIAAFIETL; encoded by the coding sequence ATGTCGGAAAATATTGAGCAGCCGTTGCCGCGCACGTTTGAGGAGTTCAACGAGCAGCGCAAGGCGGCGTTTATTCGCGTCAAGGATTATAAGCAGGCGGGTAATCGCCTGGTCGGCTTTTTGTGCAGCTATACGCCGCTCGAGATTATTGATGCCGCGGGGGCCGCAAGTGTCGCTCTGTGCGGTACGTCCGATGAGGTGATTCCCGAGGCCGAGAAGGTACTGCCGGCAAACCTCTGCCCGCTCATCAAATCGACGTACGGTTTCGCCTATTCGCAAAAGTGCCCGTTCACGTACTTTAGCGACATGATCATCGGCGAGACCACCTGCGACGGCAAGAAGAAGATGTACGAGCTACTCAACGAGCTCAAGCGCACGCACATTCTGCACTTGCCGCAGGGTCGCGATCGCGCCTACGAGCGCGAAGGCTGGTACGAGGAGTGCCGCCTGCTCAAGGAGGAGCTCGAGAACTTCTACGGTATTACGATTACTGATGACGACCTGCGCGCCGCCGTCCGTCGTCGCAATCGCCTGCGTGCTGCCCAGCTCGAGATGTTTGCGCTGCAGGCCAACCAGCCGGCGGCCATGAGTGGCGTCGACCTGATGAGCACTATGTTTGCCGGTACGTTCAGCTTTGATATCGAGGCTTATACGCAGCAGCTGGAGCAAAAGGTCGTCAAGCTGCGCGAGGCCTACGACGCGGGCGAGCGCCCGGTTGCGGCGGATGCCAAGCGCATCCTGATCACCGGTTGCCCGGTGGGCGGCGTGATCAACAAGATCGGTCGCACCATCGAGTCCAACGGCGGCGTGGTCGTGTGCATGGACGATTGCTCGGGCGAGCGCACGGCGGCCATGATGATCGACCCGGACGCGCCCGACATTCTGCGCGCCATCGCCGACCGTTACCTGGACATCAACTGCTCGGTCATGACGCCCAACGACGGTCGTATGGAAAATACGCTGGCCATGTGCGAGAAGTATCACGTTGATGGCGTGGTCGAAAACGTGCTCCAGGCCTGCCACACCTTTAACGTGGAGAGTGCTCGCATGCAGGAGGCTGTCGAGGGCGCGGGTATTCCGTATATGAAGATCGAGACCGACTACAGCAACGGCGACATGGGTCAGATCGAGACCCGCATCGCCGCCTTCATCGAAACCCTCTAG